ACCCGCTGCATTTCAGCGAGTCCTTGCTTAAGGTTTTCAAAATTACGCACTCCAAACGAAGCAGTCACCGCATCGAAGTGATTATCTGGAAAAGGCAGGCTTTCTGAATCGCCTAGCTCGAGCTGAATACGATGAGAAAGGCCTTTATCGACCAGCTTGCGCCGCCCTACCTCCAGCATACCTTCCGAGATATCAACGCCGGTCACCTGCGTTTCCGGCGACAGGCGCAGGCTCTCAATGGCAAAGTCCGCCGTACCGGTAGCAATATCCAGAATGCGCGTCGGGCGCAGATCCTTCAACTGATTCACGGCCTTGCGCCGCCAGTAGATATCAGTACCAGCGCTCAGGAAGTGATTCAGGAAGTCATACTTGCCAGCAATGCTGTTAAACATCTGGGCTACCTGCGACTTCTTGCCGGCAGCATCGTCTTTATAGGGTACAACAGTCATAAGGATCTGGGGCAAACAACGAAAGAAGGGGGGCAAAATTGCTCAAACATAACGCGGCGGGGGCATTATGTTGAAAAAAAACGGGTCGGGCAGTATGCCCGACCCGTTTCTTAGGGTAGTCGAAAGCCGATTAGTCGTTGTCGGTCTTTACTTTGGTCTTGCCATCAGCATCTTTCACTTTGGAGTCAATCTCGCCGTTTTTGGCTTTGGTCTTCGACTCTTCGCCATTGGCTGACTCCGTCTTGATTTTCACTTTCTCGTCGTCCACTTTCGTTTTGATCGTAGTGCCGTCGGCTGTTTTAACCTTGGCTTTACCATCTGGCAACGCGGTGCCCATAGGAGCAGCGGTTGTGGAAGAGTCTGTAGTCGTAGCTGGCGTGGTTGAAGCCGGAGCTACTGACTGAGAAGTCGATGGCGTAGTGCCAGCGCCGGTAGTGGTAGTGCTGCCACCTGTGTTCAGGGCCGGAGCAGGCTCGCCTTCACGCTGAATCACGCGGAACTCAACCCGACGGTTAAGCTGCATGTTCTCAGGCGTATCGTTCGGAGCAGCCGGACGACGCTCACCGTAGCTTGCCGTTACGAGGCGAGCATCAGAGATGCCCTTACGCAGCAAATACTTATAAGCGGCCGTCGAGCGGTTGTCGCCGAGGGTCATGTTGTACTCATCCGTATTGCGCGAGTCACAGTGACCTTCCACCGAAATATTTACGCCGGGGTTAGCCTTCAGAATGCTGGCAATTCGATCTAGTTCGGTGATAGACTCAGGACGCAGTGCGTACTTATCCGTCTCGAAGTAGATTTTCTTGAAAGCATACACATTAGAGCTGTCCACGTAAGGCACGTAGAAGTTTTTCTCAACGATTGTCGAGTCGTTGATGGCTACTGGCACCTGGAACTCCTCTGTAATGATGTTCTTGCCATCTACGGATACGGCAACCTGATAAGGACGACCCGACAGTACGCTTACCTGGTAATCACCCGTTCCGGGCTTAGTAACGTCGCGGTAGCTAAGGGCAGTCTGGTCAGCCTGGGCACCACTGAACACCAACTCTACGCCTGGAATGACAGTGCTATCACGCTGGCTGAATACTTTACCACGGATAATAGCATTCTTGATGTAGTTGATGGTGTAAATATCTTTCTCACCGTAGCCGCCAATGCGGTAGCTTGATAAATACGCATATGTACCATCTGCACTCAGGCGGTAGTAGGTATCATCATCAGGCGTGTTGATTGGGTAGCCCATATTCTCGGGCCGGCCCCACTTCCGACCTATGGAGTCGTAAGTAGACTTGAAGATGTCATACCCACCCATGGTGTTTAGACCACGTGAGCTGAAGTACATTGTTTTGCCGTCTTTGCTCAAGTAAGGGCTGTCATCATCATACTTGGTGTTGATGCCAGTTACCGGCTTAGGCTTACCCCAGTCTCCATTGCCAGAGCGAGTAGATACATAGATATCCAGCGTATTATCCTCAGAGTACTTACCCGTAGAAAAATACATTGTCTGACCATCTGGCGTGATGTAAGCGTCCGACTCGAAAGCACTGGTATTGATGTTGCCATTCAGCTTTTTGGGTGGAGTCCAGTCGCCTCCCGTTTTTTCGGAGTAAAACAGGTCACCATTCTCGTCCTGGCGATACATCAGCATTTTGGTGTCGTTGTCGTACACCTGAATAGATGCGTCATGGCCTTTACCGTTGAGGACACCGCTCAGTGAGCGGGGCTTTTCCCACTCATCGTCCCCAATGCGCTTCGCTTCGAAGATATCCTCGAAATACTCACCGTCTGCAGCTAGATTACCGCCTTTTTTGCTATTGCCAGCGCCGGCACCAGTTACATTCTCGCCCCGGGAAGTGAAGAGTAGAACTT
The window above is part of the Hymenobacter radiodurans genome. Proteins encoded here:
- a CDS encoding OmpA family protein produces the protein MAQGTRKQLKTANKFFSQENYRASIPFYEQVLAAEPNNALALFRAGVSYMSFDKEKASDYIYKAQRLKPKVSKDVEYWLGRVDHLNYNFDEAITHYQTYNATLKQKDTRKAELAQLIQHSKNAKVQFSTPKDIFVKNLGPTINTIHSEHSPVITSDDKVLLFTSRGENVTGAGAGNSKKGGNLAADGEYFEDIFEAKRIGDDEWEKPRSLSGVLNGKGHDASIQVYDNDTKMLMYRQDENGDLFYSEKTGGDWTPPKKLNGNINTSAFESDAYITPDGQTMYFSTGKYSEDNTLDIYVSTRSGNGDWGKPKPVTGINTKYDDDSPYLSKDGKTMYFSSRGLNTMGGYDIFKSTYDSIGRKWGRPENMGYPINTPDDDTYYRLSADGTYAYLSSYRIGGYGEKDIYTINYIKNAIIRGKVFSQRDSTVIPGVELVFSGAQADQTALSYRDVTKPGTGDYQVSVLSGRPYQVAVSVDGKNIITEEFQVPVAINDSTIVEKNFYVPYVDSSNVYAFKKIYFETDKYALRPESITELDRIASILKANPGVNISVEGHCDSRNTDEYNMTLGDNRSTAAYKYLLRKGISDARLVTASYGERRPAAPNDTPENMQLNRRVEFRVIQREGEPAPALNTGGSTTTTGAGTTPSTSQSVAPASTTPATTTDSSTTAAPMGTALPDGKAKVKTADGTTIKTKVDDEKVKIKTESANGEESKTKAKNGEIDSKVKDADGKTKVKTDND
- the ubiE gene encoding bifunctional demethylmenaquinone methyltransferase/2-methoxy-6-polyprenyl-1,4-benzoquinol methylase UbiE; translated protein: MTVVPYKDDAAGKKSQVAQMFNSIAGKYDFLNHFLSAGTDIYWRRKAVNQLKDLRPTRILDIATGTADFAIESLRLSPETQVTGVDISEGMLEVGRRKLVDKGLSHRIQLELGDSESLPFPDNHFDAVTASFGVRNFENLKQGLAEMQRVLRPGGKMVILEFSKPTAFPLKQAYNFYFRRVLPVFGKLISKDRAAYTYLPESVQAFPDGPDFLSILTQVGFKNPAWQPLTFGISSIYTAQK